A window of Phyllobacterium sp. T1293 contains these coding sequences:
- a CDS encoding NnrU family protein: protein MLVLILGIVVFLGIHSVRIAAPQWRLDKIAAWGEGKWKGFYSAISFVGLVLIIWGYVLARPYSLFIYEPPVWVKHITLLLMLFSFISLMISNFRPGKLKPILKHPMLIAVKIWALAHLLANGDLASLILFLSFLVWAVVDRIAIKRQQRAGFAQPVIVPGPVSNDIMAIVAGVVLYILFVWKLHAWLIGVSPL, encoded by the coding sequence ATGCTTGTTTTGATTCTGGGTATTGTCGTCTTTCTGGGAATTCATTCGGTCCGTATTGCTGCGCCACAATGGCGCTTGGACAAAATCGCTGCGTGGGGCGAGGGCAAGTGGAAAGGTTTTTATTCGGCCATTTCCTTTGTCGGGCTGGTACTCATCATATGGGGTTATGTTCTGGCGCGGCCCTATTCTCTGTTTATCTATGAGCCGCCTGTCTGGGTGAAGCATATCACCCTGCTCCTGATGCTGTTTTCGTTCATCTCGCTGATGATTTCCAATTTCAGGCCGGGCAAGTTGAAGCCTATCCTCAAGCATCCCATGTTGATTGCTGTGAAAATCTGGGCACTTGCCCATCTTCTGGCCAATGGCGATCTGGCATCGCTCATCCTGTTTCTGTCATTCCTCGTTTGGGCCGTGGTTGACCGTATCGCGATCAAACGGCAACAACGGGCTGGCTTTGCCCAACCGGTGATCGTGCCCGGTCCAGTCTCGAACGACATCATGGCCATTGTCGCCGGTGTGGTGCTCTACATCCTGTTTGTGTGGAAATTGCATGCCTGGTTAATCGGCGTATCACCACTTTAA
- a CDS encoding polysaccharide deacetylase family protein, translating to MRLISSIIAASLAVSVCIPAYAGDPELRGSMGSKPQYVLISFDNSGSNALWERSRALAERSNAKFTYFLSCVFLIDRSDRKSYQAPGESFGRSNIGYAASKDDIAKRLDNIWRARNEGNEIASHACGHFDGRTWSKADWEREFTTYKQVLRTAWAKYGSDPEPEGWKAFVDKEVRGFRAPYLSSSPALLSALKDMGYAFDASSVSKGPALPVHAGGLYQFALPTISEGPEHRPVVAMDYNMFVRHSGGFERADHLNEFENRAYDAFKGAFERQYKGERIPFQIGIHFTLMNGDAYWRALERFTAEVCTKPDVRCTTYSDYLRQTGAEAPVAVVPAASRNATGSGI from the coding sequence ATGCGTCTGATTTCCAGTATCATTGCTGCGTCCCTAGCCGTTTCGGTGTGCATTCCTGCTTATGCTGGTGATCCGGAATTGCGTGGTTCCATGGGTAGCAAGCCGCAATATGTACTGATCTCTTTCGATAATTCGGGCAGCAATGCCCTGTGGGAGCGCAGCCGGGCGCTGGCCGAACGCTCCAATGCAAAGTTCACCTATTTTCTCTCCTGCGTGTTTCTGATCGACCGCAGCGACCGCAAATCCTATCAGGCACCGGGCGAAAGCTTTGGCCGCTCCAATATCGGCTATGCCGCGTCGAAGGATGATATTGCCAAGCGGCTCGACAATATCTGGCGGGCGCGCAATGAGGGCAACGAGATTGCCAGCCATGCCTGCGGCCATTTTGACGGACGCACATGGAGCAAGGCAGATTGGGAACGCGAGTTCACAACCTACAAGCAGGTGCTGCGCACGGCATGGGCAAAATATGGCAGCGATCCGGAGCCGGAGGGCTGGAAGGCGTTTGTCGACAAGGAAGTGCGCGGCTTTCGCGCGCCCTATCTTTCCAGCAGCCCCGCTTTGCTGTCAGCCTTGAAGGATATGGGTTACGCCTTTGATGCCAGCAGCGTTTCCAAGGGTCCGGCGCTGCCTGTACATGCGGGCGGACTTTATCAGTTCGCATTGCCGACCATTAGCGAAGGCCCGGAACATCGGCCTGTTGTTGCCATGGACTACAATATGTTCGTGCGTCACTCCGGTGGTTTTGAGCGAGCGGATCATCTCAATGAATTTGAAAACCGCGCCTATGATGCATTCAAGGGTGCGTTTGAGCGCCAGTACAAGGGCGAGCGCATCCCCTTTCAGATCGGCATTCACTTCACGCTGATGAATGGCGATGCCTATTGGCGCGCACTGGAACGTTTTACTGCTGAAGTATGCACCAAGCCGGATGTCCGCTGCACGACCTATAGCGATTACCTAAGACAAACAGGCGCCGAAGCGCCTGTTGCAGTTGTTCCGGCAGCAAGCCGGAATGCAACGGGCAGCGGCATCTGA
- a CDS encoding ArsR/SmtB family transcription factor: MTARAATTLPDPNILPIDAVFRALADPTRRHVIERLNRSPASVSELASPFDMALPSFVEHLRVLEGCGLVLSRKTGRVRTYQIAPARLKLAEDWLTEQRALWERRLDQLDDYLLTLKEEEKP, translated from the coding sequence ATGACTGCAAGAGCGGCCACCACCCTGCCTGACCCCAATATTTTGCCGATCGACGCGGTGTTTCGCGCATTGGCGGACCCTACACGCCGCCATGTGATCGAGCGGCTTAACCGAAGTCCCGCTTCGGTCAGCGAACTGGCGTCGCCCTTTGATATGGCGCTGCCGTCTTTTGTCGAACATTTACGGGTGCTGGAAGGATGCGGCCTTGTGCTTTCGCGCAAGACCGGACGCGTGCGCACCTATCAGATCGCTCCCGCCCGGTTGAAGCTGGCGGAAGACTGGCTAACGGAACAGCGGGCGCTATGGGAACGCAGGCTGGATCAATTGGATGATTATCTCTTGACCCTCAAGGAGGAGGAAAAACCATGA
- a CDS encoding SRPBCC family protein, whose protein sequence is MTPLLKPDPKLDLVLERIVDVPRELVWKAWTRPEHISKWFTPKPWYISDCEIDLRPGGIFRTVMNSPEGEQSIIHGCYLDIVPNERLVWTDALLPGYRPSAEPFLTSILMLEPHGNGGTKYTAMAIHRDEAKRQKHEEMGFYDGWGTVLDQLVEYVKTI, encoded by the coding sequence ATGACCCCATTGCTGAAACCTGATCCAAAACTCGACCTTGTGCTTGAACGCATTGTGGACGTGCCCCGCGAACTCGTCTGGAAAGCATGGACAAGACCAGAGCATATCTCCAAATGGTTCACGCCCAAGCCATGGTATATTTCCGACTGTGAGATTGATCTGCGTCCGGGCGGTATTTTCCGCACCGTCATGAACTCACCCGAAGGCGAACAATCCATCATTCACGGCTGTTATCTGGACATTGTCCCGAACGAACGGCTCGTGTGGACCGACGCCCTGCTGCCCGGTTATCGTCCGTCAGCGGAACCGTTTCTGACGTCGATCCTCATGCTGGAACCACATGGAAATGGCGGTACCAAATACACAGCCATGGCAATTCACCGGGATGAGGCAAAGCGGCAGAAGCATGAGGAAATGGGCTTTTACGACGGCTGGGGCACGGTGCTCGACCAGCTCGTGGAATATGTGAAGACGATCTAG
- a CDS encoding YbfB/YjiJ family MFS transporter has translation MTSSGASPVRYALGGFVTMAVAMGIGRFIFTPILPAMMKDLALTAGAAGVIASANYVGYLLGAIIAGYGWASGRERRVVLVSLGISALLCLVAGFSTTILEFIVLRFLAGLASAFMLVLSATIVFSHLAAANRQDLQALHFGGVGVGIALSSVLIVITGNYGWRFDWFGAAILSLLGLFAVMYLLREGPVRTGTDHKEPPLRWTRAFLQLNIAYGVFGFGYIITATFIVAIVRANHGGTEMEALVWFLTGVTAAFSVWLWTPVLRRVGPFIVVALGMLVQAVGVAASVLLPLPVGPILGGVLLGLTFIVLTAAGFQAGRALLPQSPRRVMAVMTAAFGIGQIIGPLVGGYLANITGNFTTATLAAAASLVIGAVFAYLSRQ, from the coding sequence ATGACATCTTCAGGCGCTTCCCCCGTTCGCTACGCCCTTGGCGGGTTTGTCACTATGGCGGTTGCCATGGGTATCGGGCGTTTCATTTTCACACCCATCCTGCCTGCCATGATGAAGGACCTTGCGTTGACTGCCGGTGCCGCCGGTGTCATCGCTTCGGCCAATTATGTCGGTTATCTTCTGGGTGCTATCATTGCGGGGTACGGCTGGGCCTCGGGAAGAGAACGCCGGGTCGTGCTGGTTTCGCTTGGTATAAGCGCGCTTCTGTGCCTTGTCGCAGGTTTCAGCACCACAATTCTTGAGTTTATCGTCTTGCGGTTTCTCGCCGGTTTGGCCAGCGCTTTCATGCTGGTGCTGTCAGCGACCATTGTTTTCAGCCATCTCGCAGCAGCCAACCGGCAGGATTTGCAGGCATTGCATTTTGGCGGCGTCGGCGTGGGTATCGCGCTTTCATCCGTGCTGATTGTGATAACCGGAAACTATGGCTGGCGGTTTGACTGGTTTGGAGCAGCCATCCTCTCCCTCCTTGGCCTGTTCGCGGTGATGTACCTGCTGCGCGAAGGGCCGGTGCGCACCGGAACCGATCACAAGGAACCACCACTGCGCTGGACGCGTGCCTTCCTCCAACTCAATATCGCCTATGGGGTTTTTGGTTTCGGCTACATCATCACAGCCACGTTTATCGTTGCCATTGTGCGCGCAAACCACGGCGGTACCGAAATGGAAGCGCTGGTCTGGTTTCTCACCGGCGTCACGGCTGCTTTCTCGGTATGGTTGTGGACGCCGGTCTTACGCCGCGTCGGCCCGTTTATTGTGGTCGCGCTGGGCATGCTCGTGCAGGCGGTGGGTGTTGCGGCAAGTGTTCTCCTGCCGCTGCCTGTGGGGCCGATCCTCGGCGGCGTGCTGCTGGGCCTTACCTTTATCGTGCTCACCGCAGCGGGCTTTCAGGCGGGGCGGGCACTTCTGCCGCAATCACCACGCCGTGTCATGGCTGTCATGACCGCCGCCTTCGGTATCGGCCAGATCATCGGGCCGCTGGTGGGTGGATACCTTGCCAATATCACCGGCAACTTCACCACAGCGACGCTTGCCGCCGCTGCCAGCCTCGTCATCGGGGCTGTCTTTGCGTATCTTTCCCGGCAGTGA
- a CDS encoding response regulator, with protein MRILLVEDELEMAAALGEALKNYDMVVDHVGTLAQAEEAVSVNVYAAILLDRQLPDGDGLTIVPQLRAKGEGVPVIVLTARGELADRISGLDKGADDYLAKPFAVEELLARLRAVLRRPPNMPAELLNVGNLSFDLINREARISGNRLDLPRRELLVLETLLRRMGRTVLRSSLEDAVYSIDDEIQSNALDTHVSRLRRKLTESRAGVEIHAIRGVGYLLKRPS; from the coding sequence TTGCGTATTTTGCTGGTGGAAGACGAGCTCGAAATGGCCGCTGCCCTTGGGGAAGCCCTCAAGAACTATGACATGGTCGTCGATCATGTCGGAACACTTGCCCAGGCCGAAGAGGCCGTGTCGGTCAATGTCTATGCGGCAATTCTGCTCGACAGGCAGTTGCCCGACGGCGATGGGCTGACAATCGTGCCGCAGCTTCGCGCGAAGGGTGAGGGCGTGCCGGTCATTGTACTGACCGCGCGCGGCGAACTGGCGGATCGTATATCCGGTCTCGACAAGGGAGCTGATGACTATCTCGCCAAACCCTTTGCCGTTGAGGAATTGCTGGCGCGGCTGCGCGCCGTCCTGCGCCGTCCCCCGAATATGCCGGCGGAACTTCTGAATGTGGGAAATCTTTCCTTCGATCTGATCAATCGGGAAGCCAGAATCAGCGGCAACCGGCTTGACCTGCCGCGCCGCGAACTCCTTGTCCTCGAAACGCTTTTGCGGCGCATGGGGCGCACGGTGTTGCGATCCTCGCTGGAAGATGCCGTCTACAGTATTGATGATGAAATCCAGTCCAATGCATTGGATACCCATGTTTCCCGCCTGCGCCGCAAGCTGACGGAGTCCCGGGCGGGCGTTGAAATCCACGCCATTCGCGGCGTGGGCTATCTGCTGAAGCGCCCTTCCTGA
- the der gene encoding ribosome biogenesis GTPase Der codes for MSFTLAIIGRPNVGKSTLFNRLVGRKIALVDDLPGVTRDRRVHAAKLYDLKFDVIDTAGLEEVASDSLEGRMRAQTELAIGEADLILFIVDAKAGITPADVTFADLVRRSSKPVILVANKAEARGAESGMYDSYQLGLGEPCPISAEHGQGFPDLRDVIVAAMGEERVFPDEYEIKDPVSDAVAVTIPAVAGPKDDLIGDDIDDPDAEDIPAYDSTKPLRIAIVGRPNAGKSTLVNTMLGEDRLLTGPEAGITRDSISVDWEWNGRKIKLFDTAGLRRKSRVQGKLEKLSVGDALRAIRFAEVVIIVLDATIPFEKQDLQIADLIIREGRAPIIAFNKWDLVENRQMVLADLREKTERLLPQIRGIRAVPISGERNQGIDKLMAAVATTDEIWNRRISTGRLNRWMEGVTTHHPPPAVAGRRLKIKYITQVKTRPPGFVISCSRPEAFPTSYVRYLTNGLRETFEMPGVPLRVVLRTSDNPFAGRAKKKR; via the coding sequence TTGAGTTTCACCCTCGCCATTATCGGCCGTCCGAATGTCGGTAAGTCCACCCTGTTCAACAGGCTTGTCGGTCGCAAGATCGCGCTGGTGGATGATCTGCCGGGCGTAACGCGCGACCGCCGCGTTCATGCCGCCAAGCTTTATGACCTGAAGTTCGATGTTATCGACACCGCCGGTCTTGAAGAAGTTGCCAGCGATTCGCTGGAAGGTCGTATGCGCGCGCAGACGGAACTGGCGATTGGCGAAGCTGATCTCATTCTGTTTATTGTCGATGCAAAAGCGGGCATCACGCCTGCCGATGTGACTTTCGCCGATCTCGTCCGCCGCTCGAGCAAGCCGGTTATTCTGGTTGCCAACAAGGCCGAGGCGCGCGGCGCCGAATCCGGCATGTATGATTCCTATCAGCTTGGTCTGGGCGAACCATGCCCGATTTCAGCGGAGCACGGGCAGGGCTTTCCGGATCTGCGTGATGTGATTGTCGCCGCCATGGGCGAAGAGCGCGTTTTCCCGGATGAATACGAGATCAAAGACCCTGTCAGCGATGCTGTCGCTGTCACCATTCCGGCAGTGGCTGGTCCAAAAGACGATCTGATCGGCGATGATATCGACGACCCGGATGCCGAAGACATTCCAGCCTATGATTCCACCAAGCCGCTGCGCATTGCCATTGTTGGTCGCCCGAACGCCGGTAAATCAACACTCGTCAACACGATGCTGGGTGAGGACCGTCTGCTGACTGGACCGGAGGCCGGTATCACGCGCGATTCCATTTCCGTTGACTGGGAATGGAATGGCCGGAAGATCAAGCTGTTTGACACCGCAGGTTTGCGCCGCAAATCGCGCGTTCAGGGCAAGCTCGAAAAGCTTTCCGTGGGCGATGCATTGCGCGCCATCCGCTTTGCCGAGGTGGTCATCATCGTGCTTGATGCGACGATCCCCTTCGAGAAGCAGGATTTGCAGATTGCCGATCTGATTATCCGTGAAGGCCGTGCGCCGATTATCGCCTTCAACAAATGGGATCTGGTGGAAAACCGCCAGATGGTTCTGGCTGATCTGCGTGAAAAGACTGAACGGCTGCTGCCGCAAATTCGTGGTATTCGCGCCGTGCCGATCTCGGGCGAGCGCAATCAGGGTATCGACAAGTTGATGGCTGCAGTGGCGACCACCGATGAAATCTGGAACCGCCGCATTTCCACCGGGCGTCTCAACCGCTGGATGGAAGGTGTGACGACCCATCATCCGCCGCCGGCTGTGGCTGGTCGCCGTCTCAAGATCAAATACATCACGCAGGTGAAAACCCGTCCGCCGGGCTTTGTCATCTCGTGCTCGCGCCCCGAGGCGTTCCCGACATCCTATGTTCGCTACCTGACAAATGGTCTGCGCGAGACATTCGAGATGCCCGGTGTGCCGCTGCGTGTGGTCTTGCGCACGTCAGACAACCCGTTTGCCGGGCGCGCAAAAAAGAAGCGCTGA
- the sbmA gene encoding peptide antibiotic transporter SbmA, giving the protein MFVSFFPKPKLFFISAVLWSLFAVLFWIFAGEQLGAYFGMPPADPNAPPIIGVGVFISKPYLWLYIYFAAFVAVFATFWMWYAPHRWQRWSVLGSALILFYTYFSVQINLAINAWRGPYWDFFQQAFAKPGSVSAAEFYWQNWLFAGIAFLAIGLSVIFTYFTSHYIFRWRTAMNEFYVEHWNQLRHIEGASQRVQEDTMRFSTIVEALGVSLIQAVMNLIAFMPLLAQLSHHVTEVPIIGQIPYSLVVLSIVWSLLGTLLLAVVGIKLPGLEFKKQRVEAAYRKELVFGEDDETRAEPLTLAELFRNVRKNYFRLYFHYAYFNIARSFYGQADGLILDIILIPSIVAGKLTMGLWQQISTAFSQVSNSFQYLVTAWPTIVELISIYKRLRAFEATLEGEPLPTIDQHFMETGVEH; this is encoded by the coding sequence GTGTTTGTCTCATTTTTCCCCAAGCCAAAGCTGTTTTTTATCTCGGCAGTCCTTTGGTCGCTGTTCGCGGTCCTGTTCTGGATATTTGCCGGTGAACAGCTAGGTGCTTATTTCGGTATGCCGCCAGCTGATCCGAACGCGCCGCCAATCATTGGTGTGGGGGTATTTATATCCAAGCCATACCTTTGGCTTTATATCTACTTCGCAGCTTTCGTTGCTGTGTTTGCTACATTTTGGATGTGGTATGCACCACATAGATGGCAAAGATGGTCTGTTCTTGGATCAGCCTTGATCCTATTTTATACCTATTTTTCGGTTCAGATAAACCTTGCCATCAACGCTTGGCGCGGCCCTTATTGGGACTTCTTTCAACAAGCGTTTGCAAAGCCGGGCTCTGTATCAGCGGCAGAGTTTTATTGGCAAAATTGGTTGTTTGCCGGGATTGCATTTCTTGCCATTGGGTTGAGCGTAATTTTCACCTATTTTACCAGCCATTATATATTCCGCTGGCGTACCGCGATGAACGAGTTTTATGTGGAGCACTGGAACCAGTTGCGCCACATCGAAGGTGCATCGCAGCGTGTTCAGGAAGACACAATGCGCTTTTCAACGATAGTTGAAGCGCTTGGTGTAAGTCTCATTCAAGCCGTGATGAATTTGATTGCGTTTATGCCCTTGCTCGCACAGCTTTCTCACCATGTCACAGAAGTTCCGATTATCGGGCAGATCCCTTATTCATTAGTGGTTTTGTCGATCGTTTGGTCATTGCTCGGCACTCTTCTGCTTGCAGTTGTCGGAATTAAGCTCCCTGGACTGGAATTCAAAAAGCAGCGTGTGGAAGCGGCATATAGAAAGGAACTGGTGTTTGGCGAGGATGATGAAACACGTGCCGAGCCCTTAACACTCGCGGAACTCTTCCGAAATGTCCGGAAGAACTATTTCCGGCTCTATTTCCACTATGCCTATTTCAACATTGCAAGAAGCTTTTATGGACAGGCAGATGGGCTCATTCTTGATATCATTCTCATCCCAAGCATCGTGGCTGGAAAATTGACCATGGGGCTTTGGCAGCAGATTTCAACTGCGTTCAGCCAAGTCAGCAACTCATTCCAATATCTGGTAACTGCGTGGCCCACGATTGTTGAGCTTATTTCTATCTATAAACGTTTGAGAGCCTTCGAAGCGACATTGGAAGGTGAACCGCTGCCAACCATCGATCAGCATTTCATGGAAACAGGTGTCGAACACTAA
- a CDS encoding tetratricopeptide repeat protein, producing the protein MTDDGFFREVNEELRSDKMRAFWKRFGGLLIGAAVALVVGTGVFAFYEYWTEKQASKSGDQFLAALNLVRDGKNDEALKTLDELEKTGYGAYPVLARMRAAGVQAQKGDPAAAVAAFDKVSADTSVPQSIRDLAKLRAALLLLDTGTYDDVASRVESLSSSSNPMRHTAREALGLAAWKAGRGADAEKLFKQISDDQAAPANIRQFADTMLDMLRSTGAAPAAAAG; encoded by the coding sequence ATGACTGACGACGGCTTTTTCCGTGAGGTAAATGAGGAACTGCGCTCCGACAAGATGCGGGCGTTCTGGAAGCGGTTTGGCGGCCTGTTGATTGGCGCCGCTGTTGCGCTTGTCGTCGGCACGGGCGTTTTCGCCTTTTATGAATACTGGACGGAAAAACAGGCTTCGAAATCCGGCGATCAGTTTCTCGCCGCGCTCAACCTTGTCCGTGATGGCAAGAATGACGAAGCGTTGAAGACACTGGATGAACTTGAGAAGACTGGTTACGGCGCCTATCCGGTGCTGGCGCGGATGCGCGCTGCCGGTGTGCAGGCGCAAAAGGGTGATCCTGCGGCGGCTGTTGCGGCCTTTGACAAGGTTTCTGCCGATACGTCCGTTCCCCAGTCCATTCGCGATCTGGCAAAGCTGCGTGCTGCATTGCTGCTTCTCGATACGGGCACCTATGATGATGTTGCAAGCCGGGTCGAATCCCTGTCATCAAGCAGCAATCCAATGCGCCATACCGCTCGGGAGGCTCTTGGCCTTGCCGCATGGAAAGCCGGTCGCGGCGCGGACGCGGAAAAGCTGTTCAAGCAGATTTCCGATGATCAGGCAGCGCCCGCCAATATTCGCCAGTTTGCCGACACAATGCTCGACATGCTTCGCAGCACTGGCGCAGCACCTGCTGCTGCAGCCGGTTAA
- a CDS encoding sensor histidine kinase — MANTKPHSLKWRLVSRLVLLQAIMLTLFVVLVLCALWYSGMLGSIDTEDTTINALRDSIGRSAEGRLFVQETPILTRERVTNPNFWFVVRDGQGQSLTQGNVPPEYARIGDALSDVGQARFGWNLGDAPRSTARFKRVFTKAGMIQILTGPGGSVPLSFYLAALGAVLATIILPGIIVMALSTLLVTPFVVRRAHATLGHVAAQAERINIDERGTRLPLDGVPREVTPLVTAVNNALGRLDDGYERHKRFLLDAAHELRTPIAILQTRLESLPVTPTNGRLLEDVARLGILAEQLLDLQRLNQSGVQFAAVDLVALCRRVVADLAPLAIAAGYAMSLEPEMPSVVVRGDQAALERAIINLVQNAIQHGGRQGTISIRIKAPAIIQVEDEGPGIPPEQRNRVFEPFHRLHTRDRGVGLGLNLVQEIVQLHHAQVIVTKAPGGGACFIIKFAATSLLP; from the coding sequence ATGGCCAATACAAAACCGCACTCCTTGAAGTGGCGTCTTGTCAGCCGGCTGGTTCTCCTGCAGGCGATAATGCTGACATTGTTCGTCGTGCTCGTGCTGTGTGCGCTTTGGTATAGCGGGATGTTGGGCTCAATCGACACGGAAGATACGACGATCAATGCCTTGCGCGACTCTATCGGGCGCAGCGCTGAAGGCCGATTGTTTGTGCAGGAAACGCCGATCCTTACGCGCGAGCGTGTCACCAATCCGAATTTCTGGTTTGTGGTGCGCGATGGGCAGGGCCAATCCCTGACGCAGGGCAATGTGCCGCCCGAATATGCCCGTATCGGAGATGCACTGAGCGATGTCGGCCAGGCCCGGTTTGGCTGGAATCTCGGCGATGCGCCACGCTCCACTGCCCGGTTCAAGCGTGTATTCACCAAGGCAGGCATGATCCAGATATTGACAGGACCGGGCGGCTCCGTGCCGTTAAGCTTTTATCTGGCAGCATTGGGCGCTGTCCTTGCAACAATCATTCTGCCCGGCATCATCGTCATGGCGCTCAGCACGCTTTTGGTGACGCCGTTTGTTGTCCGAAGAGCCCATGCAACGCTTGGCCATGTGGCGGCGCAGGCGGAGAGGATCAATATTGACGAGCGCGGCACACGTCTGCCGCTGGACGGGGTACCCAGAGAAGTCACGCCTCTGGTGACGGCAGTCAACAATGCTCTTGGCCGCCTCGATGATGGTTATGAACGGCATAAACGGTTTCTACTGGATGCCGCCCATGAGTTGCGCACGCCCATCGCCATTCTGCAGACCCGGCTGGAATCTCTGCCCGTCACACCAACCAATGGCCGTTTGCTGGAGGATGTGGCCCGTCTCGGCATTCTCGCCGAACAATTGCTCGATCTGCAACGCCTTAACCAGAGCGGCGTTCAATTTGCGGCCGTTGATCTTGTGGCGCTTTGCAGGAGGGTTGTGGCTGACCTTGCCCCGCTGGCTATCGCCGCCGGTTATGCCATGTCGTTGGAGCCGGAAATGCCCAGTGTTGTTGTCAGGGGCGATCAGGCAGCGCTGGAGCGTGCGATCATCAATCTGGTGCAGAATGCCATTCAGCATGGTGGGCGCCAAGGCACCATATCCATCCGCATCAAGGCACCTGCGATTATTCAGGTCGAGGATGAGGGGCCGGGCATACCACCGGAACAGCGAAACCGCGTCTTTGAACCGTTTCATCGTCTGCACACCCGGGATCGCGGGGTTGGCCTTGGCCTCAATCTTGTACAGGAGATCGTGCAATTGCATCATGCGCAGGTTATAGTCACAAAGGCGCCCGGCGGCGGTGCCTGTTTCATCATAAAATTTGCCGCTACTTCTCTGCTGCCGTAA
- a CDS encoding class I SAM-dependent methyltransferase, translating to MMTGSVWTFMRALLSDPFRVSAIAPSGAALARLITSEITPASGPVLELGPGTGVFTDALLARGVRPKDLTLIEYGAEFARLLQSRFPGMRILQMDAAQLDLHEFFDIQPAGAVVSGLPLLSMTQEKVAAILGGAFSNLRPEGAYYQFTYGFRCPVSKSVLDQLDLDAVCIGRAFRNIPPAAVYRIVRRGAATPVAI from the coding sequence ATGATGACCGGTAGCGTTTGGACTTTCATGCGGGCCTTGCTGAGCGATCCGTTTCGCGTCAGCGCGATTGCCCCGTCGGGAGCCGCCCTTGCGCGCTTGATAACCAGCGAAATCACCCCTGCATCAGGACCGGTGCTTGAACTTGGACCCGGTACAGGTGTTTTCACCGACGCACTGCTTGCGCGCGGTGTTCGCCCCAAGGATCTGACCCTGATTGAATATGGCGCCGAATTTGCCCGATTGCTGCAATCGCGGTTTCCCGGCATGCGTATCCTGCAGATGGATGCTGCCCAGCTTGACCTGCACGAATTCTTCGACATTCAGCCCGCTGGTGCCGTTGTCAGCGGTCTGCCGCTTCTCAGCATGACGCAGGAGAAAGTCGCAGCAATCCTTGGCGGTGCATTCAGCAATCTGCGGCCCGAAGGGGCCTATTATCAGTTCACCTATGGTTTTCGCTGTCCGGTGTCGAAGTCTGTGCTCGACCAGTTGGATCTGGACGCCGTTTGTATCGGACGGGCTTTTCGCAACATCCCACCAGCTGCCGTTTACCGTATTGTCAGGCGCGGCGCAGCCACACCCGTTGCGATCTGA